One Pyrococcus furiosus DSM 3638 genomic region harbors:
- the topA gene encoding DNA topoisomerase I translates to MILVIAEKPNVARKIAMALAEVKPIKKTLFGVPYYELIRDGKRLIVASAVGHLYGLAPKNDFFGYPIFDVEWVPVYIAEKGKEYAKDYIKLLSVLSKRVREFIVACDYDTEGEVIGYTALKYACGVDPGVAKRMKFSALTKRDLIKAWYNLEPTINFGMANAGIARHILDWYWGVNLSRALTHAIKRASGKWVVLSTGRVQGPTLKFLVDREREIQSFVPQPYWVIKLIFEKNGKKYTANYEKDKIWDENEAKRIVLEVKKAPARVTNIEVKQQNRNPPVPFDLGTLQREAYSAFGFSPKKTLDIAQSLYEKGFCLHPDTLILTSQGVRKIKELSREGEVFALDFNLKLSKAKYRLLERDADEQMYKVTLLDGTELYLTADHPVLVYREGNLAFVPADKLRETDHVVLVLNKSARDNYGFLDLLLEITDSQEDYAILENGETLSLHSLKMLVERGEIKDIAVVGFSHNNFGKVMLRDELWYLIGYLAGKGGEIKGNGVVISSRTKEIVGLTKSLNIDLIETEEGIVLSNKSFVRLLHLIHYTPRVPEVYGIINNTEWLKAFLAGYYDATLLEGLTLEALYKIKVYLQLLGIRAKIEDNKLKVHLEDLQRFRELLGKFSRRKLYVETSQVPVFTDFDERSYDFPRILGGDIYIIGIKSIEKFHYKGKVYDLVVENYHNFIANGIAVHNCSYPRTESQKLPKNLNYKFIIQNLARIPEYRPYAHLLLGMPELKPVEGKKEDPAHPAIYPTGEIPRPGDLTKDEALLYDMIVRRFLAVFMEPAVRETVKVTISAGKHKFFISGGRTVKEGWLRVYGKYVKFDEVTLPTFFIGERIKVLQVKREKKKTKPPARYSPAAVIKKMEDLGLGTKATRAQILETLYQRGYIEGKKSIKVTPLGMKVIETLEKYVPEIISVELTREFEKKMELIMEGKLTKEEVIEEAKIRLTKILEEFKKKELEIGLELAKIVVGEEKPPLIVGKCPKCGGDLIVKYNEKTGKRFVGCSNWPKCNVTYPILQRGEIIPTNKTCCNGAPVVIIREKDGREWEICLDMNCKEYNTIKKKR, encoded by the coding sequence ATGATCCTCGTTATTGCAGAGAAGCCAAACGTTGCTAGAAAAATAGCAATGGCACTAGCTGAGGTGAAGCCTATTAAGAAAACTCTCTTTGGAGTTCCCTACTACGAGTTAATTAGGGATGGAAAAAGACTCATAGTTGCCTCAGCAGTTGGTCATTTATACGGTTTAGCCCCCAAAAATGACTTTTTTGGATATCCGATATTTGATGTGGAATGGGTTCCTGTTTACATAGCTGAAAAAGGAAAAGAATATGCAAAAGATTACATTAAGTTGCTTTCAGTCCTATCCAAAAGGGTTAGAGAATTTATTGTTGCCTGTGACTATGATACTGAAGGAGAGGTCATTGGTTATACTGCATTGAAGTATGCCTGTGGCGTGGATCCTGGGGTTGCTAAAAGAATGAAATTTTCTGCATTAACTAAGAGGGACTTAATCAAAGCATGGTACAATCTTGAGCCAACTATAAACTTTGGAATGGCAAATGCTGGTATTGCCAGGCATATTTTGGACTGGTACTGGGGGGTTAACCTATCAAGGGCGTTAACCCATGCAATAAAGAGGGCGAGTGGAAAGTGGGTTGTCCTTAGTACTGGAAGGGTACAAGGACCAACGCTCAAGTTCTTAGTTGATAGAGAAAGGGAAATTCAAAGCTTTGTTCCCCAACCTTATTGGGTCATAAAGCTGATATTTGAAAAGAATGGGAAAAAGTACACGGCAAACTACGAAAAGGATAAGATTTGGGATGAAAATGAAGCAAAAAGAATTGTATTAGAGGTAAAAAAGGCCCCTGCAAGGGTAACAAATATTGAAGTTAAACAACAAAATAGGAATCCCCCTGTTCCCTTCGACCTGGGAACTCTTCAAAGGGAAGCCTATTCCGCCTTTGGGTTTTCACCAAAGAAAACCTTAGATATAGCTCAGAGTCTTTATGAAAAGGGATTCTGCCTTCACCCGGACACCTTGATCTTAACTTCCCAGGGGGTTAGGAAAATTAAAGAGTTGTCTCGAGAGGGGGAAGTCTTTGCTTTGGACTTTAATCTAAAGTTGTCAAAAGCAAAGTATAGGCTTCTCGAGCGTGATGCAGATGAGCAAATGTATAAAGTTACACTTCTTGACGGGACGGAGTTGTATTTAACAGCAGATCATCCAGTTTTAGTGTACAGAGAGGGTAATTTGGCTTTTGTACCCGCTGATAAGCTTAGAGAAACTGATCATGTGGTTTTAGTCCTTAATAAATCTGCCAGAGATAATTATGGATTTTTGGATCTTTTACTTGAGATAACTGATTCCCAGGAGGATTATGCAATTCTAGAGAATGGTGAAACACTATCGTTGCATTCCTTAAAAATGCTTGTGGAGAGGGGGGAAATAAAAGACATTGCAGTGGTCGGATTTTCACACAATAACTTTGGTAAAGTGATGTTAAGAGATGAGTTGTGGTACCTCATTGGATATTTAGCAGGAAAGGGAGGAGAGATCAAAGGTAATGGAGTTGTAATCAGCTCTAGAACAAAAGAAATTGTTGGTTTAACAAAATCTTTAAACATTGATTTAATTGAAACAGAAGAAGGAATTGTTTTAAGTAACAAATCATTTGTTAGATTACTGCACCTAATTCATTATACTCCACGTGTTCCAGAAGTTTATGGAATAATAAACAATACTGAGTGGCTAAAGGCTTTTTTGGCTGGATACTACGACGCAACTTTACTTGAGGGCTTAACTTTGGAGGCTCTTTACAAAATTAAAGTTTACCTACAGCTTTTGGGTATAAGAGCAAAGATTGAAGATAACAAACTTAAGGTTCACCTGGAAGATCTACAACGCTTTAGAGAACTTCTTGGAAAGTTTAGCCGGAGAAAATTATATGTAGAAACTTCACAAGTTCCTGTATTCACTGATTTTGACGAAAGAAGTTATGACTTTCCAAGAATACTTGGAGGGGATATCTACATTATTGGAATAAAGTCAATAGAGAAATTCCACTATAAGGGGAAGGTCTATGATCTTGTAGTTGAAAATTACCACAACTTCATAGCCAATGGAATTGCGGTTCACAACTGTTCTTATCCCAGGACAGAAAGCCAAAAGCTCCCCAAGAATCTAAACTATAAGTTTATCATTCAGAACTTAGCGAGAATTCCAGAGTACAGGCCTTATGCACACCTACTCCTGGGAATGCCCGAACTTAAGCCGGTAGAAGGAAAAAAGGAGGATCCTGCCCATCCGGCCATTTATCCAACGGGTGAAATTCCCAGGCCTGGAGATTTAACTAAAGATGAAGCTCTGCTTTATGACATGATTGTTAGAAGATTCTTAGCGGTATTTATGGAGCCAGCAGTTAGAGAAACCGTTAAAGTCACAATTTCTGCAGGAAAGCACAAGTTCTTCATTTCTGGAGGAAGAACGGTTAAAGAAGGCTGGCTGAGGGTGTATGGAAAGTATGTTAAGTTCGATGAAGTTACACTTCCAACATTCTTCATCGGTGAGAGAATTAAAGTCCTTCAAGTAAAGAGAGAAAAGAAAAAGACGAAGCCCCCCGCTAGATACTCCCCCGCTGCAGTCATTAAAAAGATGGAAGATTTGGGATTGGGCACCAAGGCCACAAGAGCCCAAATACTTGAGACCCTATATCAGAGAGGATATATAGAAGGAAAGAAATCGATAAAGGTAACTCCCCTAGGAATGAAAGTTATAGAAACTCTAGAAAAGTACGTTCCAGAAATAATAAGTGTTGAGTTGACTAGAGAATTTGAAAAGAAGATGGAACTAATCATGGAAGGTAAACTAACAAAAGAGGAAGTAATAGAGGAAGCCAAAATTAGGCTTACAAAAATACTTGAAGAGTTCAAAAAGAAGGAGCTTGAAATAGGTCTTGAACTGGCAAAGATTGTAGTTGGGGAAGAGAAGCCTCCATTAATTGTAGGGAAGTGCCCCAAGTGTGGAGGAGACTTAATTGTTAAGTATAACGAAAAGACTGGGAAGAGGTTTGTAGGTTGTTCTAATTGGCCAAAATGTAATGTTACATACCCGATTCTTCAGAGAGGGGAGATTATACCAACCAATAAAACTTGTTGTAACGGTGCCCCGGTAGTTATAATTCGAGAAAAAGATGGAAGAGAATGGGAGATATGTCTAGATATGAATTGCAAGGAATATAATACTATTAAGAAAAAGAGATAG
- the rgy gene encoding reverse gyrase, whose product MKAIYRDMCPNCRGAITDERLAAKNPCDACLDEPISMDDYFQLVTAIRKALKLKGVLKEWEEIYALNKEVKEIEELFKKATGFTFWSAQRSWVKRIIKGKSFSIIAPTGMGKSTFGAFMSIYFALKGKKSYIVVPTTPLVVQTVKKIKAMMEKAEVKVNLVYYHGNLKKKEKDEALEKIKSGNFDILVTSSQFLATRFDELLKDKRIDFMFVDDVDAFLKASKNIDRSLMMLGFNEEIIKKAWEIIKLKKQLAKLLQNESGNEEVEKLNREIERLEREIERYKKENKIGILIVASATGSARGDRIKLYRELLGFEVGSGRSVLRNIVDTYIIPEKSMEEHVEELLKTLGRGGLIFVPIDKGIEYAEQLTNYLKSKGFKVELVSARDKKGLELFEKEEVDYLVGVATYYGTIVRGLDLPHLVRFAIFTGVPKFRFSLDLEQPTIYRVLGLMSEILEFLPEEKRTEGEKLYARLRRLIRNIPQYELMKIEEALAEGLELEGFYNHVLEVFKQAVEFLREALKDEEVLKKIAENPFLSLKQIEGKWYIEIPDVRTYIQASGRTSRLFAGGITKGLSVILVDDQKVFNGLIRQMRWRFVEFEIKPLGEINIEEVLKEIDRDREKVRLVLEGKISEQVKDLVKSALMIVESPNKARTIANFFGQPSKRRIGDLVAYEVSIGDKMLTILASGGHMFDLVTTEGYHGVLLLEKGGKRYFVPVYDTIKRCRDCGHQFVDWEEKGVCPRCGSRNVYDALENVKAMRDLAQEVDEILIGTDPDTEGEKIAWDIRNVLSPYAPVIKRIEFHEVTRPAILRAINEARDINEDRVNAQLVRRIEDRWIGFELSQKLWEVFENYNLSAGRVQTPVLGWIVQRYKEFTESETDFLGLTLENDITIILEGVSGDVQEVYVKEVTIEEREINPLPPYTTDAMLQDASRFLGFSATHTMQLAQDLFELGLTTYHRTDSIHVSNTGIEIAKEYITQEIGEEYFAPRKWGEEGAHEAIRPTRPIDTGRLIQLIRDGIITLPRNLTKDHFKLYDLIFRRFMASQMKPAKVLYERAVIGTPYGEVEIEGYIDVIYDGWSRIKPLPLKKLPRLEKDQILKVTEIRKWRAPKVSLYTQGDVIALMKERGIGRPSTYAKIVQTLLQRGYVIETKSKKKLVPTEKGIKVYHYLVSKYKDLVSEERTRQLEKLMDMVEEAKANYQEVLNELYEEILRYVKS is encoded by the coding sequence ATGAAGGCAATATATAGGGATATGTGTCCCAATTGTAGAGGGGCAATAACTGATGAAAGACTTGCAGCAAAAAATCCCTGTGATGCATGTTTGGATGAACCAATAAGTATGGATGATTACTTTCAACTTGTAACTGCCATTAGGAAGGCTCTCAAATTAAAGGGAGTGCTTAAAGAGTGGGAGGAAATTTATGCTCTTAACAAAGAAGTTAAAGAAATTGAAGAACTCTTTAAAAAGGCAACTGGATTTACATTTTGGAGCGCCCAGCGCTCCTGGGTGAAGAGAATAATAAAAGGAAAGAGCTTTTCTATTATAGCTCCAACAGGAATGGGTAAGAGTACCTTCGGAGCTTTTATGTCCATTTACTTTGCATTAAAAGGAAAGAAGAGTTATATCGTAGTTCCTACAACTCCTCTAGTTGTCCAAACTGTAAAGAAAATTAAAGCGATGATGGAAAAAGCGGAAGTTAAAGTTAACCTCGTTTATTACCATGGAAACCTAAAGAAGAAAGAAAAAGATGAAGCCCTCGAAAAAATAAAATCAGGAAACTTTGATATCTTGGTAACTTCAAGCCAATTCTTGGCCACAAGGTTTGATGAATTGCTAAAGGATAAGCGTATAGACTTCATGTTTGTTGACGATGTGGATGCATTTCTTAAGGCAAGCAAAAACATTGACCGCTCTTTAATGATGCTTGGATTTAATGAAGAGATAATCAAAAAGGCCTGGGAAATTATAAAGCTCAAGAAACAACTCGCCAAGCTTCTTCAAAATGAAAGTGGTAATGAAGAAGTGGAAAAGTTAAATAGGGAGATAGAAAGACTTGAGAGAGAAATTGAAAGGTACAAGAAAGAAAATAAAATAGGAATCTTGATCGTTGCGTCTGCTACGGGAAGTGCCAGGGGAGATAGAATAAAACTATACAGAGAGCTCCTTGGATTTGAAGTCGGAAGTGGAAGGAGCGTTCTGAGAAATATTGTTGACACTTACATTATTCCCGAGAAAAGCATGGAGGAACATGTCGAAGAACTACTAAAGACCCTTGGAAGAGGTGGCTTGATTTTCGTTCCAATTGATAAGGGAATTGAGTATGCCGAACAACTTACAAATTACCTAAAGTCCAAAGGATTTAAAGTTGAGCTTGTCTCAGCTAGAGACAAGAAAGGACTAGAACTTTTCGAAAAAGAAGAAGTCGATTATCTCGTTGGAGTGGCCACATATTATGGGACAATTGTGAGAGGTCTTGATCTGCCTCATTTAGTGAGGTTTGCAATCTTTACAGGAGTGCCAAAATTCAGGTTCTCCCTCGATTTAGAGCAACCCACAATATATAGAGTCCTCGGATTAATGAGTGAAATACTGGAGTTTTTACCTGAAGAAAAGAGAACAGAAGGGGAGAAATTATATGCAAGGCTTAGGCGTCTAATAAGGAACATTCCGCAATATGAACTGATGAAAATAGAGGAAGCCCTTGCAGAGGGACTAGAACTAGAAGGATTTTACAATCATGTGTTAGAGGTATTTAAGCAGGCTGTTGAATTCTTAAGAGAGGCATTAAAGGATGAAGAAGTCCTAAAGAAAATAGCAGAAAATCCATTCTTAAGTCTCAAGCAGATAGAAGGTAAGTGGTACATTGAGATACCAGATGTAAGAACTTATATTCAGGCCAGCGGCAGGACATCTAGACTCTTTGCGGGGGGCATTACCAAGGGTCTTAGCGTCATATTGGTAGACGATCAGAAAGTGTTCAACGGACTTATAAGGCAGATGAGATGGAGATTTGTTGAGTTCGAGATAAAGCCTCTTGGCGAGATAAACATAGAAGAAGTCCTTAAGGAAATTGATAGGGATAGGGAAAAAGTTAGGTTAGTCTTAGAAGGCAAGATAAGTGAACAGGTTAAAGACCTTGTTAAGTCTGCACTAATGATTGTGGAGAGCCCCAACAAGGCCAGGACAATAGCTAACTTCTTTGGCCAGCCAAGTAAAAGAAGAATTGGTGATTTAGTTGCATATGAAGTTTCCATTGGAGACAAAATGTTGACGATTCTAGCAAGTGGAGGACATATGTTTGATCTAGTCACTACTGAAGGATATCACGGAGTTCTTCTTCTAGAAAAGGGGGGTAAAAGATACTTTGTCCCAGTCTACGACACTATAAAAAGGTGTAGAGACTGTGGCCATCAATTCGTAGATTGGGAGGAGAAAGGGGTTTGTCCAAGATGTGGAAGCAGGAACGTTTACGATGCCCTAGAGAATGTAAAGGCAATGAGAGATCTTGCCCAGGAAGTTGATGAAATATTAATTGGTACGGATCCAGATACAGAGGGAGAGAAGATAGCTTGGGACATTAGGAACGTTCTCTCACCTTATGCCCCCGTGATTAAGAGAATAGAATTTCACGAGGTTACAAGACCTGCAATCCTAAGAGCCATCAACGAGGCCAGGGATATAAACGAAGATAGAGTCAATGCCCAACTTGTGAGAAGGATAGAAGATAGGTGGATTGGATTTGAGCTTAGCCAAAAGTTATGGGAAGTGTTTGAGAACTACAACTTATCGGCTGGAAGAGTTCAGACTCCAGTTCTTGGTTGGATTGTCCAAAGATATAAGGAGTTTACGGAGAGTGAAACTGACTTCCTGGGACTTACGTTAGAGAATGATATAACTATAATCCTGGAGGGAGTCTCTGGAGATGTTCAGGAAGTTTACGTTAAGGAAGTAACAATTGAGGAGAGAGAGATTAATCCACTTCCTCCCTACACCACAGATGCCATGCTACAAGATGCATCTAGGTTCCTGGGGTTCTCAGCAACTCACACAATGCAATTAGCTCAAGATCTCTTCGAACTAGGTTTGACAACTTATCACAGAACTGACAGTATACATGTGAGTAACACTGGAATTGAGATAGCAAAAGAATACATAACCCAGGAAATTGGGGAAGAATACTTTGCTCCGAGAAAGTGGGGAGAAGAAGGAGCTCACGAAGCGATAAGACCCACTAGACCAATAGATACTGGAAGATTGATCCAGCTCATTAGAGATGGAATAATAACATTGCCCAGAAACTTAACAAAAGATCACTTTAAGCTTTATGATCTCATATTCAGGAGATTCATGGCTAGTCAAATGAAGCCTGCCAAGGTTTTGTATGAAAGAGCAGTTATTGGAACTCCTTATGGAGAGGTTGAAATAGAGGGATACATTGATGTTATATATGATGGATGGTCTAGAATTAAGCCTCTTCCACTGAAGAAACTTCCAAGGCTAGAAAAAGACCAAATATTGAAGGTCACTGAAATTAGAAAATGGAGAGCTCCAAAAGTTTCACTTTATACCCAGGGTGACGTTATAGCATTAATGAAAGAGAGGGGAATTGGTAGACCATCAACTTATGCGAAGATTGTGCAAACCCTATTACAGAGGGGATACGTTATTGAAACAAAGAGTAAGAAGAAATTAGTTCCAACGGAGAAGGGAATAAAAGTATATCACTACCTTGTGTCTAAATACAAAGACCTCGTTAGTGAAGAGAGAACAAGACAGCTAGAAAAGTTAATGGATATGGTGGAGGAGGCGAAGGCAAACTATCAAGAAGTTCTCAATGAACTCTATGAGGAAATCTTAAGATACGTTAAATCTTGA
- the trmBL2 gene encoding HTH-type transcriptional regulator TrmBL2 → MSKDRMVELLQEHFELNLYEARAYVALVAFGVLTPAELASVSEVPAPRTYDVLRSLEKKGFAMTQPGKTNKYRPVHPANVLEKFIQDWQERVKEELEAKKKAKEELLELMAPLIETEVPKYGVERVWVVRGIKNSTLKTKEMLEEAQNEILLADDGFIAVNLEDDIIKAVDRGVKTKILLTKNLLPRLKASKIIDYAKEGKLELRALDKFDLPMLICDEEVFFALEDLAARYFNYETQVWIKDHRVVALFKEKFNEYWEKAEKV, encoded by the coding sequence ATGAGCAAAGATAGAATGGTAGAACTATTACAAGAACACTTTGAGTTGAACTTATACGAGGCTAGAGCATATGTTGCCTTAGTAGCGTTTGGTGTTCTTACTCCAGCAGAATTAGCAAGTGTTTCGGAAGTTCCAGCGCCAAGAACTTACGATGTACTTAGGAGTTTAGAAAAGAAAGGATTTGCCATGACTCAACCAGGAAAGACAAACAAGTACAGGCCAGTTCACCCAGCAAACGTTCTTGAAAAGTTCATCCAGGACTGGCAAGAGAGGGTTAAGGAAGAACTTGAGGCTAAGAAGAAAGCTAAGGAGGAACTCCTTGAATTAATGGCCCCACTAATAGAGACAGAGGTTCCAAAGTACGGAGTTGAGAGAGTTTGGGTGGTTAGAGGAATTAAGAACTCAACATTAAAGACCAAAGAAATGCTGGAAGAAGCTCAAAATGAAATACTATTGGCAGACGATGGATTCATAGCAGTTAACCTTGAAGATGACATAATAAAGGCAGTTGACAGAGGAGTTAAGACAAAGATCCTTCTAACAAAGAACTTACTTCCAAGGCTAAAGGCCTCCAAGATCATTGACTATGCAAAAGAGGGTAAGCTCGAGCTGAGGGCACTTGATAAGTTTGATCTTCCAATGCTGATCTGTGATGAAGAGGTATTCTTTGCACTGGAGGACTTGGCAGCTAGATACTTCAACTATGAGACCCAGGTTTGGATTAAGGATCACAGAGTTGTAGCTCTCTTCAAAGAGAAGTTCAACGAATACTGGGAGAAGGCTGAGAAGGTTTGA
- a CDS encoding ArsR family transcriptional regulator produces MKSAKVLKALENGPRTVEEIVKETGIRDMEVRRYLLRFMEQGKVESFQKDGKLFWKLKEKNELEEEFKYL; encoded by the coding sequence ATGAAGAGTGCAAAAGTTTTAAAAGCCCTCGAGAATGGGCCAAGAACAGTTGAAGAGATCGTCAAAGAGACGGGAATCAGAGATATGGAAGTTAGGAGGTATCTTCTTAGATTTATGGAACAGGGGAAAGTTGAAAGCTTTCAAAAGGATGGGAAATTATTCTGGAAGCTAAAGGAAAAAAATGAGCTCGAAGAAGAGTTCAAGTATCTGTAA
- a CDS encoding Sjogren's syndrome/scleroderma autoantigen 1 family protein, giving the protein MITDEEIRKVIAPLLLSGAKMLDKHCPKCGSPLFEKDGKVFCPVCEYREKQKKEKVKGVEEKLTEKLTQLANSLPEDIDELEKYLKIMGKIIEVLEKYRRLEGGR; this is encoded by the coding sequence ATGATAACAGATGAGGAAATTAGAAAAGTAATCGCCCCACTTCTTCTCTCAGGAGCAAAAATGCTAGATAAGCATTGTCCAAAGTGTGGCTCACCGCTCTTTGAAAAAGATGGAAAGGTGTTTTGTCCAGTCTGTGAGTATAGGGAAAAGCAGAAAAAAGAAAAGGTTAAGGGAGTTGAGGAAAAGTTAACAGAGAAGTTAACCCAGTTGGCAAATTCCCTTCCTGAGGACATCGACGAGCTTGAGAAATACTTAAAGATTATGGGGAAGATAATTGAAGTGTTGGAGAAATACAGAAGACTGGAGGGAGGAAGATGA
- a CDS encoding arginase family protein, giving the protein MTVFILNGEEPNQEGVRYVAKLLKREKLVEDIHFSTIDEIPLDNSYVLGDHSGTYFILKKIKPNALISLDAHTDLMQDYFDHASWLAYALKDNIIKRASVIGAVLMIPTTSGTKLWKRGVKVFPALPRTKKIRGKWKAYTNLEQHGVERVLKETREFLGKEIYLSIDLDVLSPEYRIARFQHGELTLRELLDIIEAIKKNFKIIAFDVAEISFRVAKSKYGRRAIIEVFSSLKEVFE; this is encoded by the coding sequence ATGACGGTGTTCATCCTAAATGGAGAAGAGCCAAATCAAGAAGGGGTAAGGTACGTGGCCAAGCTATTGAAGAGGGAGAAGCTTGTGGAAGATATACACTTCTCCACGATAGATGAGATTCCTCTAGACAATTCCTACGTTCTCGGTGACCATTCTGGAACGTATTTTATTTTAAAGAAGATAAAGCCAAATGCCCTAATTAGCTTAGACGCACATACTGACTTAATGCAGGATTACTTCGATCATGCCTCTTGGCTTGCGTATGCGTTGAAAGACAACATCATAAAAAGAGCATCAGTAATAGGTGCTGTTCTAATGATTCCCACAACTTCCGGAACTAAACTTTGGAAGAGGGGAGTAAAGGTATTTCCAGCATTGCCTAGAACCAAAAAAATAAGAGGCAAATGGAAAGCTTACACAAACCTTGAGCAACACGGCGTTGAAAGAGTCCTCAAAGAGACAAGAGAATTTCTTGGAAAAGAAATTTACCTTTCAATAGATTTAGATGTCCTAAGTCCTGAATATAGAATAGCTCGATTTCAGCATGGGGAGCTAACTCTTAGGGAGCTCCTAGACATAATAGAGGCAATTAAGAAGAACTTCAAGATCATAGCATTTGACGTAGCTGAAATCTCATTTAGAGTAGCAAAGTCCAAATATGGGAGAAGAGCTATAATTGAGGTGTTCTCTTCCTTAAAGGAGGTGTTTGAATGA
- a CDS encoding tRNA(Phe) (4-demethylwyosine(37)-C(7)) aminocarboxypropyltransferase Taw2 — MRTQVIKPRIREILSKELPEELIKLLPKRWVKIGDVLLLPLRPELEPYKYKIAKAYAEVLEVKTVLRKGHIYGETRKPDYEILYGSDTITIHVENGIKYKLDVARIMFSPANVKERVRMAKVAKPNELVVDMFAGIGHLSLPIAVYGKARVIAIEKDPYTFKFLVENIHLNKVEDRMSAYNMDNRDFPGVDIADRILMGYVVRTHEFIPKALSIAKDEAIIHYHNTVPERLMPKEPFETFKRIAKEHGYEVEKLNELRIKRYAPGVWHVVLDLRVFKR; from the coding sequence ATGAGAACGCAGGTAATAAAGCCCAGGATTAGGGAAATTTTATCAAAAGAGCTCCCTGAAGAGCTCATTAAGTTGTTACCAAAGAGGTGGGTTAAGATAGGGGACGTTCTTTTACTCCCCCTAAGGCCAGAGCTAGAGCCCTATAAGTATAAGATAGCCAAAGCTTATGCAGAAGTTCTCGAAGTTAAGACTGTGTTAAGGAAAGGCCACATTTACGGAGAAACTAGAAAGCCAGATTATGAAATTCTTTATGGAAGCGACACGATAACGATTCACGTAGAAAATGGCATCAAGTACAAGTTAGATGTTGCCAGAATAATGTTCTCTCCAGCAAACGTCAAAGAGAGAGTTAGAATGGCCAAAGTTGCAAAACCTAACGAATTGGTTGTAGATATGTTTGCGGGCATAGGACATTTGAGCCTTCCAATAGCAGTCTATGGGAAGGCCAGAGTTATAGCGATAGAGAAGGACCCATATACGTTTAAATTCTTAGTTGAGAACATTCACCTAAACAAAGTGGAAGACAGAATGTCGGCATATAACATGGACAACAGAGACTTCCCAGGAGTGGACATAGCTGATAGGATATTAATGGGATATGTTGTTAGAACTCACGAGTTCATACCAAAGGCTCTAAGCATAGCTAAAGACGAAGCAATAATACACTACCACAATACAGTTCCAGAGAGGTTAATGCCGAAAGAACCCTTTGAGACATTCAAAAGGATTGCAAAAGAACATGGTTATGAAGTGGAGAAACTGAACGAGTTAAGGATAAAGAGGTATGCTCCAGGAGTCTGGCATGTTGTCCTCGATCTTAGAGTTTTCAAAAGGTGA
- a CDS encoding NTPase codes for MKKFRFFVSGMPGVGKTTLAKRIADEIKREGFKVGGIITQEIRSGARRSGFRVIALDTGEIGRLAYVGQGYPRLGRYVIDVESFEKVAIPAISRALREGDLIVIDEIGPMEFKSNEFLKALGLVLRSEKPLLATVHRRFVERYRPLGEYYWLTPENREAVFSEILVKIKELLRENENAGNKAQD; via the coding sequence ATGAAAAAGTTCAGGTTCTTTGTTAGTGGAATGCCTGGAGTTGGAAAGACAACACTAGCTAAAAGAATAGCCGACGAGATTAAGAGAGAGGGATTTAAAGTTGGGGGGATAATAACTCAGGAAATTAGAAGTGGAGCAAGAAGGAGTGGATTTAGAGTTATAGCACTAGATACTGGCGAGATAGGAAGGCTTGCATATGTTGGTCAAGGATATCCTAGGCTGGGAAGGTATGTCATAGATGTCGAGAGTTTCGAAAAAGTAGCAATTCCAGCAATTTCAAGGGCTCTTAGAGAGGGGGATCTAATAGTTATAGATGAAATTGGCCCAATGGAGTTTAAGAGCAACGAATTCCTCAAAGCCCTTGGGCTAGTACTTAGGAGTGAAAAACCCCTATTAGCTACCGTTCACAGAAGGTTCGTTGAAAGGTACAGGCCACTTGGTGAATATTATTGGCTAACTCCTGAAAATAGAGAGGCTGTATTTTCCGAAATACTTGTAAAAATAAAAGAACTGCTTAGGGAAAATGAGAACGCAGGTAATAAAGCCCAGGATTAG